The nucleotide sequence TCCCCTTTCTGGCAGTTCTCGCAATCACCGCAGGAGTCTACCATACAGCCGACCCCGACGCGGTCACCGACCTTGTATTTTGTAACCTCGGGTCCTACATCCGTGACAATCCCCGCAATCTCGTGCCCAGGTACAAGCGGATAATTCACCTCGCCCCATTCCCCATGCGCCGTATGAATGTCAGAATGGCAGATCCCCGCAAATTTAATTTCAATCAAGACATCCTTCGAATCCAAATCGCGGCGCGTAATCTCAGCCTCTTTAAAAGGTTTGTCCGGCCCGTCAACAGCTCTTGCTTTAGCAGTAATCATAGAAAAACCTCCAATAGTGATAGTTTCATAGTAAGAGAAAGCAAAGGACAGAAGCAGAATTCTCTCTACGTCTCTATACCTCTTTTTGCTCTTATGAAACCATGGTAACTGTTAGAGTTGACTGTAGGTCAAGTGATGAGGGTATTTTGTTTGGTGGATTTTGATATGTATTCATGCTGTGTTTCCTAAGACCTGTAAGTATATTAAATATCAAATTCCATTTAGAATAGATTTATAGAGTTGTCATGAAAGAATCTTGCAACAGCAAAGGATTACATTGATATGAAAGGTGGGGGTTGGATGAACAATAGCTCCAGGACCGAACAAAAAGAGAGGGAATTTTGGAATTGGTTCTTAAAAAACGAATGGAAATATAAAAATATAGAGCATTCTTCTTTCATAAGTAAATTCCGTCTTTGGCAAGCTAATAAGCGCGTGAAAAAAGTTCACCGTCTTTTATCGGTATACATAGGATCCTCACCTGGTTTTCATGGGACAGATTACATTTATATTTCCTGCGAATGCAACCCTGATGGTATACCTCATGTACGATCATTAATTAGCCGTTTTCCGGAAGATCACACTCAAAGCTGGAAAGCCGTTCCTTTTATCCCGCCTGCGGATAGTATTGACGATCTTACTATTGTTTTTAAGGAATGGACTCTTTATCCAAAAGAAATATTTTTTGAGATTCATAGGGATTCAAAATCAGAAAAAGTGAACATCCATTTTTATATCGATTCCCAGCACGTGAACCAGCCAGAGACAATGGCTTCACCGCTCTTTCATCTCCTATTAGAAGCAGTCGGGGAAGAAATCATTATGTCAAAACTCGGGGTAATTGACGTTCTTCCTTTTTCAAAAGAAAAATATGAAGATGCAGTACCTTTTAATAGAATAAAAGAATTTATTGGATAGCCCTCAACGCATTCAAGGCGATTCGTTTACTACATGCTAGACATTATGCATATATTCATTTAAAACAAGTGCCTTTTTGCCGTCTCAATAAATTCTTTTCCAAAATGATATGGAAGATACCTTAAGCTGTCATCATGAACCAGTGCTTCGATTTCATTCCATTTTTCAATATCTTCTTGAATGAAGACCTCCTCGAGCTTACTGATATCTTCCCTCAATTTTTGTATCCAACAATCATTCTCCAGATCTTTAAAATCAATAAATCGATCATCTAATGTATCATTATATGACTGGTTGTAGTATCCATCATAAAAGTATTTGAGGTATTTAAACTCTTCTTTTATCTTCATTTAAAATCTCCTTCGGTTATTTTATTTAGTTATATATAAAATTTCTCTCTAGTTATGTTATTCCTCCAAGAGGTTACGCTATTAGAACGAAAAACAGTAAAAAAAGAGGCTTCCCAAATCTCTCTGGAAAACCTCTCAATTTACTTCTATTTTTGGGCAATGATTACATCATTCCGCCCATTCCACCCATGCCGCCCATATCAGGCATTGCAGGAGCGTTTTCTTCAGGCTTGTCAGCAACTACTGCTTCAGTAGTCAGGAACATAGCCGCTACAGATGCAGCGTTTTGAAGCGCTGAACGAGTTACTTTTGTCGGGTCAACGATACCGGCTTCGATCATGTTTACCCATGCGCCAGTTGCAGCGTTGAATCCAGTGCCTACTTCAGCATGCTTCAGGCGCTCAACGATGACTGAGCCTTCAAGGCCTGCGTTGTGAGCGATTTGGCGTACTGGCTCTTCAAGTGCGCGAAGAACGATGTTTACGCCTGTCGCGAAGTCGCCTTCTCCTTCAACAGATGCTACTTTGTTGTATACATTTACAAGGGCTGTACCACCGCCTGATACGATACCTTCTTCTACTGCAGCGCGAGTAGAGTTAAGGGCATCTTCAATGCGAAGTTTGCGCTCTTTTAGTTCTGTTTCAGTTGCAGCACCAACTTTGATGACTGCTACGCCACCAGCAAGTTTAGCAAGGCGTTCTTGTAATTTTTCTTTATCGAACTCAGAAGTTGTTTCTTCTAATTGAGCACGGATTTGTTTTACGCGGCCTGCGATTTTGTCAGACTCGCCAGCGCCTTCAACGATTGTTGTGTTTTCTTTTGTTACAACAACTTTAGAAGCGCGGCCAAGCTGGGAAATGTTCGCTGATTTAAGGTCAAGACCTAAGTCTTCAGTGATCACTTCTCCGCCTGTAAGAACAGAGATGTCTTCAAGCATTGCTTTGCGGCGGTCGCCGAATCCAGGAGCTTTAACAGCTACTGCATTGAATGTTCCGCGAAGTTTGTTTACTACTAGAGTAGCAAGTGCTTCACCTTCAACATCCTCAGCAATCAATAGTAGAGGCTTGCCTTGTTGTACAACCTGCTCAAGTACAGGAAGGATCTCCTGAATGTTCGTGATTTTTTTGTCAGTGATTAAGATGTACGGGTTGTCTAGGACAGCTTCCATTTTGTCTGAATCAGTGACCATGTATGGAGATGCATATCCGCGGTCGAACTGCATACCTTCAACCACTTCAAGCTCCGTTGTGAAGCCTTTTGATTCTTCGATTGTGATAACGCCGTCGTTGCCAACGCGCTCCATTGCTTCAGCGATCAATTGACCTACTTCGTCGTCAGCAGCAGAAATCGCAGCTACTTGAGCAATGGATTCTTTGCTTTCGATTGGTTTAGAGATGGCTTTAAGCTCTTCTGTAGCAACAACAACCGCTTTTTCGATACCTTTGCGGATACCCATTGGGTTAGCGCCTGCTGTTACGTTTTTAAGACCTTCGCGGATCATTGCCTGAGCAAGAACCGTAGCAGTTGTTGTACCGTCACCTGCTACGTCGTTTGTTTTGCTTGCAACTTCAGCAACAAGCTTTGCACCCATGTTTTCGAATGCATCTTCAAGCTCGATTTCTTTTGCGATGGTTACACCGTCATTTGTGATTAGCGGAGATCCGAATTTTTTCTCAAGAACCACATTGCGTCCTTTTGGTCCAAGTGTTACTTTTACAGCATTTGCAAGTGCGTCAACTCCGCGCAGCATTGCGCGGCGAGCGTCTTCACTGAATTTAATGTCTTTAGCCATAATTTCTTACCTCCTGAAAAGTTTTTTATGTTATTTATAAAATTAGCCGATGACTGCTAAAATGTCGCTTTCGCGTAGGATTAAGTATTCAGCACCCTCATACTTCACTTCAGTACCAGAGTATTTTGAGAAGATAATACGATCGCCTTCTGCAACTTCAAGAGCAACACGCTCACCGTTGTCAAGCACACGACCAGTACCTACTGCTACAACTTTGCCCTCTTGCGGCTTTTCTTTCGCGCTGTCCGGCAATACGATTCCGCTGGCAGTCTTTTCTTCAGATTGTACAAGCTCAATTACGACACGATCACCTAATGGCTTTAACAAGTGAAACAACCTCCTCAAATTTCATTGATTTAAATTTTCTTATTTATTAGCACTCAGATGTCTCGAGTGCTAACACAAGTATTATATTATAGAATCTCTCACTCAAATTCAAGTGATAAGTCAAAAAAAAATGAAATCCTTATCAATTACATGATTCGTCCCCATAAGGCATACCATAAAGGCGTTATCCTCCTACATGCTGCCCTGTTTATGGTACAATAATGCCTAGTTGACACATAAACATATGACCGATAATCGGCGAAAAAAGGAGTCATTCGATTGAAGAAAGAATACTGGCTAATCATTTTGACATACATCGTCATGCAGTTTTCAGGCATTCTTGGCATCCCGCTTCTTCTTAAGCTTGGCGTAGGCGAAGGCGAATCGATGAGAATGGCTCAGATTATGGCATCCGGATACTGGACCGTTTTCAGCTTTGCGGCTGCATTTGTCCTCGTCCTGTTTTTCATGCGCACCCACTTTAGAGACAACAAGGAATTAAGAGGTGACGCAGCCCCGGTAAGTGTGTCCATCCTATGGGCAGTGGCCGGAGTATTTTTGGCGCTGACTGTCCAGGTTCTCGCAGCCACAATTGAAACGAGAGTGCTCGGAATCCAGGGAGAGTCAGAAAATACGCAGATTATCATGGAAGTATTGAAGGTTACGCCTCTTCTTATCCTCGTCACTTCCATTATCGGACCGATATTAGAGGAAATCATTTTCAGAAAGATTCTGTTCGGCGCTCTCTATCAGCGCATGAATTTCTTCCTTTCGGCTTTGATCAGTTCAATCGTTTTTGCGCTTGTGCACGGTGAGCCGCAGCATCTGCTCCTGTACGGATCAATGGGCTTTGTCTTTGCTTTCCTGTATATCCGGACAAAGCGCCTGCTCGTACCGATCTTTGCGCATGTCGCCATGAATACACTGGTCGTGCTGCTGCAGTCGAACCGCGAACAGATTGAAGAAATGATGAAGAATGCGGAACAAATGCAATTTATTTTTGGAGGCATGTAAGAATGAGAACAAGCCCGGTATCGATGGGAATCTTCTACTTGGCAATGGGCATCCTGTTTACCTATCTTGCGGTGAACAGCTCGGAAAACGGGCTATGGTCTTTTCCGACCATCCTGCTGATGCTGATTGCAACATTTGACCTTGGAGTGGCATTCCGAATGTTTACTCTTTCGTATAAAGTAAAAGCGAAGAAAAAATAGGAAGAAGGGTAATCCGGCAGCGGATTACCCTTCTTTATTTTCTTCCTCAAACTGTGTTTTCTGTGCTTTCCGGTAGGCAAACCTTGAGACGAAAATACTGACTTCATACAAAATGAAAAGCGGAACAGACACCATGAGATGCGAGACAATCTCCGGAGGTGTGATGAGCGCTGCGATGACAAGCAGAATGAAGTATGCGTATTTCCTCACCTTTGACAGGAACATCGGCGTGACGATCCCGAGCCTTGTCAAAAACATGATGACAACCGGCAGCTGAAACAGCAGTCCGAATGGTATGGTGAGCTGAATCAGAAACTGAAAATACTCGTTAATCCCGATGACCTGGTTAATATCAAGATCATTTGACAGCTGCTCCATAAAGTCAACCACGAACGGAAACAGCAGGAAATACGAAAAGCTGAGACCGGCCAGAAACAGCCCGATGCTAATCGGGATATAGCTGAGCGTAACGCGGCGTTCTTTTTCGTAAAGCCCCGGGCTGACGAAGGCCCAAAGCTGATAAAGAATAACCGGTGACGTCAGGATAAAGGCGATGATAAAGGTAAACTGCATGTAGACCATAATCGGATCTGTCATGCGGAATGAATTAAGCGTCAAATTCTCTGCTTCTGTCGTATGCTGCAGATAAATAATGATCGGCTTTGCGAGTAAGAAGCCGGCAATCACAGCGAGAAACAGGAAAAAGACCGTAATGATGATCCGTTTTCTGAGCTCGGCAATGTGATCGATGACCGACATGTCGTTTTGTTTCATAACTGCTTTCATCCTATCTTACTTCTCTTCCTTCTTTTTGTCTTCCTCATCGTCATCTGCAAGCCCTTTTGTGGCAGACTTGAACTCGCGCAGCGAATTTCCCAGCGCTTTTCCAAGTTCCGGAAGCTTCTTTGGACCAAAGATTAATAAAGCAGCAAAAACGATCAGCAGCAGACTTCCAAATCCTATGTTCGGCATGGTTTTCACCTCTTTCTTTATGCGTTCGGGTAATGTTTCAAAAAGTAGACGAGCGACTGCAGCTCAACAGCAAGATCAATATGGTGGATTCTGATTTCCTCCGGCACATTCAGTCTTGCCGGTGTGAAGTTCAAAATCCCCTTGATGCCCTTTGCAATCAGTCTGTCTGTAATCGCCTGGGCAGCCTGGGCAGGCACGGTCAAGATTGCAACGGTCACATCCTCAGGCAGGTGCTCTTCCATGTTATCAAGATGATAGATCGGCACGTCGCCAATTTCGGTGCCGATTTTGTTCTCATCCACATCAAACGCCAGTGAAATCAGCGTATTGTTGTTTTTCGTGAAGTTATAATGAAGGAAAGCTGTACCGAGATTTCCTACTCCAATCAGCGTAACCTTTGTGACCTCGTCCTGATCAAGCGTCTTTCTGAAAAAAGACAGCAGGTAATTAACGTTGTAGCCATATCCTTTTTTCCCTAGAGCTCCAAAGTAGGAAAAGTCTCTTCGGATGGTCGCGGAATCGACCTTCACGGCATCACTCAGTTCTGCTGATGACACCCGCTGCTTTCCTGAGGCATGCAGGTTTTTTAAGAACCTGTAGTATAAAGGCAGACGTTTTGCCGTCGCCTGCGGAATTTTGGATTGTTCAATGTTGTTCACGTTCTAACCCCCACATTCAAAGATGCAGATTTATCTCTCTTGTAATCCCCATTTTTCCCGCCGGTTTTTTGAGATAAGTACGTCGGACCGATTACCAGTCCCTTGTCTAAAGCCTTGCACATATCATAAACCGTCAGTGCACAGACGGAAGCGGAAGTTAGCGCTTCCATTTCAACACCTGTACTTCCTTTTGTTTTGACTGCAGCATGTATGACAAGGCGGGCTTGTCCCTCGTCTTTTTCCCATTCAAATGAGATATCGATTCCTTTAAGCGGGATCGGGTGGCACATCGGAATGATGTTCCATGTGTTCTTGGCAGCCATAATGCCGGCTACCTGCGCAACAGCAAGCACGTCGCCTTTTTCAAGCTGCTGGTTTACGATTTTCTTATGCACATCGATGCTCATGATGACGCTTGAAATCGCTTCGGCTGTGCGGACTGTTTCATTTTTTTCGGATATATCAACCATCCTGGCTCTGCCCTGCTGGTTAAAATGAGTAAAATTTGACATCTTTTTACGCCCCTCATACCTAGACTATACACTATTTTTACAAATCTGTCTTTTTACTTATTGTGACAAATACAAGCATCCGGAGGCCCCAATCATTGCGGGTACCCCGCGGATAAGCTACACTTAACCTATCATAGCATGAGGTGAAAAGACATGATTTTGCTGCAAATTAACCAGCTGACAAAATATTTTGCTGCTGATCTTATATTATCGAACATTAAACTTGAAGTACAAACGCGCGACAAGATTGCACTCGTCGGCCGCAACGGCGCCGGAAAATCAACGCTCCTGAAGATTATCGCGGGACAGCTTTCCTATGAATCAGGAGAAATCATCAAGCCGAAGGATGTCCGGATCGGCTATCTGGCCCAGGATACCGGCCTGGAATCCGAGCTTTCCATCTGGGATGAAATGAATTCCGTTTTCCAGCCTCTTAAGGATATGGAAAAAACGATGCGCAGCCTGGAGATGAAAATGGCTGAAACAGACCCTTCAGAACGGGAATTTCAGCAGCTGCTGAATGAATACGACCGTCTTCAGGTTGAATTTAAAGAAAAAGGCGGCTATCAATATGAAGCAGACATCCGTTCTGTTCTTCACGGACTCGGCTTTGCTGACTTTGACATCTCAACACCGATCCAGCGTTTGAGCGGAGGCCAGAAAACACGCCTTGCCCTTGGTAAGCTGCTTTTGACAAGCCCTGATCTGCTCGTGCTGGATGAACCGACGAACCATCTGGATATCGCAACGCTGTCCTGGCTTGAGCAATACCTGCAGGGTTACAGCGGTGCCATTCTAATCGTATCCCATGACCGGTACTTCCTTGATAAGGTTGTCAACCAGGTGTATGAGATTTCAAGGCACTCCAGCAGAAAGTACATCGGCAACTACAGCCGCTACCTCGAGCAGGCCGCTGAAAACTATGAACGCGAGCTTAAGTTATTTGAAAAGCAGCAGGATGAAGTGGCGAAGCTGAAGGATTTTATCCAGCGGAACATGGCAAGAGCGTCAACTACCAAGCGCGCGCAAAGCCGTCAGAAAAAACTGCAGCGCATGGATTTGATGGACAGGCCGCTTGGGGATGAGAAGTCTGCCCACTTTAAATTTGATATCGAGCGGCAGAGCGGAAATGATGTTTTAAAAGCGAATGATATCGCTGTTTCCTATGATGGAACGAATCCGATCATTTCAAATGTCTCTTTTTCCGTTTCACGGGGTGACAGCATCGCGCTCGTCGGGCCGAACGGAGTCGGAAAGTCGACACTCCTGAAAACGATCATTGAAAGACTTGCTCCACTAAAAGGTTCATTTCAGCTTGGATCCGGCGTCAAGATCGGCTATTACGATCAGGAGCAGGCGAATCTTACGTCGAATAAACGAGTTCTTGATGAGCTGTGGGATGACTACCCGATGCTAACAGAAAAGGAAATCCGCACCGTGCTTGGAAACTTCCTCTTTTCCGGTGACGATGTCCTGAAAAATGTCTCCACATTAAGCGGCGGGCAGAAAGCAAGACTTGCCCTTGCGAAGCTGATGCTGCAAAAAGCCAATCTGCTCATTCTGGATGAGCCGACAAACCACCTTGATCTGGACAGCAAGGAAGTGCTTGAAAACGCACTGATTGATTACCCGGGGACCATCCTGTTTGTTTCCCATGACCGGTATTTCATCAACAGAATCGCGACAAAAGTATATGAACTTTCGCCGGGCGGTGTAACCGAATACCTCGGTGATTACGATTACTATCAGCATAAAAAAGCAGAGCAGCTCGAGCTTGCCGCCCTGGATGCTGCCCCTGAAGTGAAGGAGAAAGAAAACGGAAATAAGCTTTCCTATGAACAGGAAAAGGAACTTAAAAAACAAGCGCGGCAAAAACAGCGCAAGCTTCAGGAAGTGGAAGAGCGCATTTCAGCTATTGAGGAAAAGGTAGAAGTAAATGAACAGCTCCTCTGCGATCCCGAGATCTATCAGGACCACACAAGAGTTCAGGAGATTAATCAGGAAAACGAATCACTGCAGGAAGAGCTTGAACACTTGATGAACGAATGGGAGCATCTGCAGGAGGAATAAAAAATTGTGGATAAAAAAACTCAGCGCCATAACAGGTGCTGAGTTTTTTGTTATCCACAATCTAAAGTTCAAGTTTCACAAGGTTTTATATGAATTATGCACATTATCCACATTTTAATCGTTTTTTATCCACATTACCCACAGGTTATCCCCGTCCATGTTCCACAAGCTTTCATAAATTCTTGCATGAGTTATTGGACGAGATGTGAATAACTTGTTGATAACCATTAATTCGGAAGCTCAAGGCCTGGATTTGCGTTCATTCTCATGGATCCTCTGTGTCCTTTTTCAAAAAAAACGCTTCCTGCTGCTGCGATCATGGCTGCGTTGTCCGTACAGAGAGACAGCGGCGGGATAATAAGCTCAACATTCTGAAGACCGCTGAACGTTTCCGTAAGGGCTGCACGCAATCCTCTGTTTGCAGCAACACCGCCGGCAAGAAGAACTTGATTCACTCCATACTTTTCTGCAGCTGCAACGGTTTTTGTGACAAGTACATCAATGACGCTTGCCTGGAAGCTTGCGGCAAGGTCTTTGGGCTCAATCACTTCTCCGCGCTGTTCAGCATTGTGGAGAGTGTTAATAACCGCTGATTTCAGGCCGCTGAAGCTGAAGTTAAAGGAATCCGGCTCAAGCCATGCCCGCGGCAGATCAATGGATGGCGTTCCTTCTGCAGCCAAACGGTCGATGTGAGGGCCACCGGGATATGGAAGCTTTAACGTTCTTGCCACTTTGTCATATGCTTCCCCGGCAGCATCATCCAGCGTCTCTCCAATGACTTCAAAGGAGGCGTGTTCCTTCATATAGACAAGTTCGGTATGTCCGCCGGAAACGACAAGCGACAGCAGCGGGAATTTCAGCTCAGAAATAAGCTGGTTGGCATATATATGCCCCGCAATATGATGAACGCCAACAAGCGGCAGCCCATGGGCAAATGCAAGAGCCTTTGCCGCATTTACTCCAATCAAAAGGGCTCCGACCAGTCCTGGCCCCTCCGTTACAGCAATCGCATCGAGGTCTTTAAAGCCCATGTCCGCCTGCTTCAGGGCTTCTTCCAGAACAATCGTCAGCTGCTCAACATGATGTCTTGAAGCAATTTCGGGAACAACTCCGCCGAATCGTTTATGGCTTTCAATTTGGGAAGCCACGACATTCGAGATGATTTCCCGTCCATTTTTTACGATTGATACAGCTGTCTCATCACAGCTTGTCTCAATACCAAGTACGTACAGATCGTTTTTCGTCATTTTAAACCCACCCACATTACTAAAGCATCTTCTCCGTTATCGGTATAATACCGCTTTCTGATTCCGCCCGGCTGAAACCCGAGTTTTTTGTACAGGGACTGTGCCACATGGTTTGACACCCTGACCTCAAGCGAGATTTTCCCTGCACCATACTCCTTTGCAACGCCAATCGCCTGCCGAAGCAGTGTTTCGCCGATTTTATTGCCCCTGAAAGCAGGGAGAACGGCAATATTCGTTACCTGCGCCTCATCCATAATAATCCAAAGTCCGCAATAGCCGATAATTTGCCGGTCAAATTCCACAACCAGGTATTTAGCAAAATGGTTCTGCGTCAGTTCATTATGAAAAGACTCCTTCAGCCATGGAGTGGCAAAGGACTGTGTTTCAATTTCATAGACAGCATCTATATCCGTTACATTCATTGGCCGGATGACCATTGTATCCTGCTTCATCTCTTTCACCTGCTTATTTCTGTTGTTCCAGCCACTTTACTTCTGCTTCAGCCATGCGAATGTAGTTCGGGACAAATGAATGGAGATCAACAGGGTCTTTTTTAAGCCCGATTTTCCCAAGCATGGATGGTCTTGGATTGTTCTCTGTCATCGCTGCAAACATGGCCTGTTCGCCAAGAATCTGTTTGATAAGTTCCCTGTGAAGACTGACGTCATTGCCAATAAACAAAATCCGCTTATCTTCTTTCTTCAGCTCCTCAAGCCAGTCTGCAAGAAGAAGATTACAGTCTTTTCTTCTATTTAAAAGAACACCGTCTTCATATTCATAAAGTCCTGTATACACTTGTCCCCTGCGAGCATCAAACAGCGGGCAGATCATTCCGTCAAAGTAAGTGCCTCCTGCTGCAAGCACTTCAAGACTCGAAACACTGACAAGTGGAATATTCAGGGTCCAGGCAAGTGTCTTTGCAATGCTGACGCCGATTCGGAGTCCTGTATAAGATCCCGGCCCTTCTGCTACGATCACACGGTCAAGCTCGGCAGGCTTCACACCGCACTCCTGCAGCACCCACTCAACAGCAGGCATCGCACGGACTGAATGATTTTGTTTCACGTGCGTGACATACTCACCCATCACCGTTTCTTCCCCCACAAGGGCAACCCCGAGTGTAAGGTTTGACGTATCAATTGCTAATGCTTTCATCCGGTTACAAGCTCCTCACATAAACCAATATAGTCTTCACCGAAAGGAATGAGCAGGATTTCACGCTCATCGTCTCCTGAGCGGTGAATTCTGATATCAAGCCGCTCCTTTGGAAGCTGTTCTTCAATCATGCTTGCCCACTCAACAACGGTCACGCCGTCTCCTTCAAAATATTCATCAAAACCGAGATCCTCCCCGCTGTCTTCCATGCGGTACACATCCATATGATACAAAGGAATCCGGCCATCCCGGTATTCTTTCATAATCGTAAAAGTAGGACTGTTGACATTTCTGCTGATGCCCAGACCTTTTGCCAGTCCCTTAGTGAACGTCGTCTTACCGGCGCCAAGATCGCCTTCAAGTGTAATGACAGCTCCCGGCTTCAAAAGCTCTCCGAGTCTTATGGCAAGACGTGTCGTTTCATCTGTATGAGTTGATTTCAGTACATGCTTTATCATAAACTTCACCTTACTTAAAATGATTATATCCGGACTTTTCAAGCTTCGTCAGCTTTCCGTCCTCAGTAAAAAAAACACCTGCCGGCCCTTCTTCAACACGTCCAATTTCCGTCAGAAGGATTCCTTCTGCCAGGCATCTCTTTTGAAGATCAGTGAATACAGCCCGTGAAGCAGTGCCCGTTAATTCAAAGTCTTCTCCACCATACAGCATCCATTTTTCTGAATCCTCATGGTTCAGTGACTTCATTGAGTCACTCATTGGAAGTCTAGATTTATCTATCACTATTTTAACACAGCTGGACTCGCTTATTTCATTTAGTTCACTCGCCAGTCCGTCACTGATATCATTCAGCGATACCCGGTCGGCAGAGCTCATAATCTGTCCTGCTTTCACCTGAGGGACAGGGCGCTTATGCCTGTTGATCAGAAAAGATGCATGATGATGATCTTCTGTTTGCATGTTCCCAAGCAGGATCTGAAGCCCTGCAGCGGAATCACCGATTGTACCAGTTACAAAAACGGCATCTCCCGGACGTGCATCCTTCCGCAGCCTTTGCCTGCCCTTTTTCACCTCACCGATCACCGTTACGGTAAGAACGAGCTTATCCGAGGTTGAGACCGTGTCTCCTCCGATCAAATCGATGCGAAGGGGTTCCGCCAGCTCGTCCATTCCTGCATATAATTCGGCAAGCTCCTGTTCTGACCATGACTTGGGTACCGCAATGGCCACAAGATAATACTTTGGTACGCCACCCATAGCAGCTACATCGCTCACATTGACGGCAAGCCCCTTATAGCCGATATCCTTCGGAGAAGATAATTCTTTTAAAAAATGTACCCCTTCAACCAGTGTATCCGTACAGACGACCTCAAGATAATCTGATTTCGTTCCATATAGGGCAGCATCATCGCCAATCCCTTCGACTAAACCGGACTGTCGGACCTCATTTTGACGGATTCGGCTGATAAACTGAAATTCGTCCTTTATCGTCATGGAAAAGACCAGCCTCCCGTATTCAATCTATCCTAAAAAGCCTTAGAACTCCGCAGTTCTAAGGAAGGTTCCCTGATATTCAGTGTATCTTATCTATCTAGTTTGTCCAAGTTTCACCAAGTGTCTACCT is from Bacillus sp. FSL H8-0547 and encodes:
- a CDS encoding ABC-F family ATP-binding cassette domain-containing protein, whose translation is MILLQINQLTKYFAADLILSNIKLEVQTRDKIALVGRNGAGKSTLLKIIAGQLSYESGEIIKPKDVRIGYLAQDTGLESELSIWDEMNSVFQPLKDMEKTMRSLEMKMAETDPSEREFQQLLNEYDRLQVEFKEKGGYQYEADIRSVLHGLGFADFDISTPIQRLSGGQKTRLALGKLLLTSPDLLVLDEPTNHLDIATLSWLEQYLQGYSGAILIVSHDRYFLDKVVNQVYEISRHSSRKYIGNYSRYLEQAAENYERELKLFEKQQDEVAKLKDFIQRNMARASTTKRAQSRQKKLQRMDLMDRPLGDEKSAHFKFDIERQSGNDVLKANDIAVSYDGTNPIISNVSFSVSRGDSIALVGPNGVGKSTLLKTIIERLAPLKGSFQLGSGVKIGYYDQEQANLTSNKRVLDELWDDYPMLTEKEIRTVLGNFLFSGDDVLKNVSTLSGGQKARLALAKLMLQKANLLILDEPTNHLDLDSKEVLENALIDYPGTILFVSHDRYFINRIATKVYELSPGGVTEYLGDYDYYQHKKAEQLELAALDAAPEVKEKENGNKLSYEQEKELKKQARQKQRKLQEVEERISAIEEKVEVNEQLLCDPEIYQDHTRVQEINQENESLQEELEHLMNEWEHLQEE
- the tsaD gene encoding tRNA (adenosine(37)-N6)-threonylcarbamoyltransferase complex transferase subunit TsaD; this encodes MTKNDLYVLGIETSCDETAVSIVKNGREIISNVVASQIESHKRFGGVVPEIASRHHVEQLTIVLEEALKQADMGFKDLDAIAVTEGPGLVGALLIGVNAAKALAFAHGLPLVGVHHIAGHIYANQLISELKFPLLSLVVSGGHTELVYMKEHASFEVIGETLDDAAGEAYDKVARTLKLPYPGGPHIDRLAAEGTPSIDLPRAWLEPDSFNFSFSGLKSAVINTLHNAEQRGEVIEPKDLAASFQASVIDVLVTKTVAAAEKYGVNQVLLAGGVAANRGLRAALTETFSGLQNVELIIPPLSLCTDNAAMIAAAGSVFFEKGHRGSMRMNANPGLELPN
- the rimI gene encoding ribosomal protein S18-alanine N-acetyltransferase codes for the protein MKQDTMVIRPMNVTDIDAVYEIETQSFATPWLKESFHNELTQNHFAKYLVVEFDRQIIGYCGLWIIMDEAQVTNIAVLPAFRGNKIGETLLRQAIGVAKEYGAGKISLEVRVSNHVAQSLYKKLGFQPGGIRKRYYTDNGEDALVMWVGLK
- the tsaB gene encoding tRNA (adenosine(37)-N6)-threonylcarbamoyltransferase complex dimerization subunit type 1 TsaB; protein product: MKALAIDTSNLTLGVALVGEETVMGEYVTHVKQNHSVRAMPAVEWVLQECGVKPAELDRVIVAEGPGSYTGLRIGVSIAKTLAWTLNIPLVSVSSLEVLAAGGTYFDGMICPLFDARRGQVYTGLYEYEDGVLLNRRKDCNLLLADWLEELKKEDKRILFIGNDVSLHRELIKQILGEQAMFAAMTENNPRPSMLGKIGLKKDPVDLHSFVPNYIRMAEAEVKWLEQQK
- the tsaE gene encoding tRNA (adenosine(37)-N6)-threonylcarbamoyltransferase complex ATPase subunit type 1 TsaE, producing MIKHVLKSTHTDETTRLAIRLGELLKPGAVITLEGDLGAGKTTFTKGLAKGLGISRNVNSPTFTIMKEYRDGRIPLYHMDVYRMEDSGEDLGFDEYFEGDGVTVVEWASMIEEQLPKERLDIRIHRSGDDEREILLIPFGEDYIGLCEELVTG
- the thiL gene encoding thiamine-phosphate kinase, encoding MTIKDEFQFISRIRQNEVRQSGLVEGIGDDAALYGTKSDYLEVVCTDTLVEGVHFLKELSSPKDIGYKGLAVNVSDVAAMGGVPKYYLVAIAVPKSWSEQELAELYAGMDELAEPLRIDLIGGDTVSTSDKLVLTVTVIGEVKKGRQRLRKDARPGDAVFVTGTIGDSAAGLQILLGNMQTEDHHHASFLINRHKRPVPQVKAGQIMSSADRVSLNDISDGLASELNEISESSCVKIVIDKSRLPMSDSMKSLNHEDSEKWMLYGGEDFELTGTASRAVFTDLQKRCLAEGILLTEIGRVEEGPAGVFFTEDGKLTKLEKSGYNHFK